The DNA region TGCGCTGAGCCGTACTGATTGTTCCTCGCGTAAGCTCCATTGCAACCCCTGAAAACTGTTCGCCCCGGCCTTTAGGATTTCTTCGATGACGATGCCAACTTTATCAAGGCTACGGATTTCGACGGTCACCATGTTGCTCACCACATAACCGATAATTTCCGGTGTAGCAGGCGATGCCTCAGTCGGACGGTTCGGCAGCGGTCGATATTGCGGAGAGACTGTGAATGACGAGGTTTGGATTCGCTCTTTGTCGATCTGTAAATCCCTCAAGCGCTCCATGACTTTGCTCATGGTCGCACTGTTCCGCTTTTGCGCTTCGGCGAGTGATTTACCAGCGGTTTCCAAGCCGAACGTCACGAAGGCCGTATCCGGCGCATGCGGGACAGTCCCCGTTTCGCTCACGGTGAGAGTTGATGTCGCGAGCATTGCCTCATCATGAGCAAACGTCACAACCGGAACCACCAACAGAATCAACAGCCAAAGACTCCGCATGGCCCGCCTCCTTTATTCTCAATGGCCACCTACCCTTCCCACAGCTCTACACCGGAAAACTCAGCATAGTCCCGCGACAACCATGACGCAAGAACTGCCCCATCATCGCCACTTGACCTCACTGTATACATGGGGCATCTTCTCCATGGGAAATACAACAAGAGGCTCTCTCATGGCCATGACTTCAACCATGCTCCCGATTGGAACCACAGCACCACCGTTCGATTTACAGGACGTCGTGACTGGACAACGCTACTCGCTCGACTCGTTTGCGACAAGAACAGGGCTACTCGTCATGTTTATCTGCCAGCACTGTCCCTATGTGGTACATGTGGAGCAGGAACTTGCCCGACTCGGACATGATTATCAGGAGACAAATTTAGGGATCATCGCGATCAGCAGTAATGATTCCAAGAACTATCCCGATGATGCCCCGCCGAAATTGAAAGAAATGGCCATACGTCTAGGTTTCACGTTTCCGTTCTGTCACGACGAGACTCAGGAAGTCGCGAAGGCCTATCGTGCGGCCTGCACCCCAGAGTTCTATCTTTTTGATCGTGATCGCCGCCTGGCCTACCATGGACAACTCGATGACAGCCGCCCCGGCAACAACAAGCCGGTCACGGGTCGTGACCTCCGCGCAGCCATCCAAGCCATGCTGACCGGCAAGCCCGTCGATAGTAATCAGAAACCCAGCATCGGTTGCAGCATCAAGTGGAAGCCGGGCCATGCTCCGCCTTATGCGTGAGAGGCCATTGAAGAAAACCCCTCCCAGTCGTACTCAACTCCTGAAAATCAACTCAACTCTTGACCCAAACCTTGTCAGAAAACGTCTATCCAGCTGATATCAATACCGTCCGCTAACACGACCCGCGCATGAGCTGCTAAGGAATCTAAGAATTCCAGACAGTTACCAAAATCCCGCCTTGTAGATTAGGAATGGCACGAGCATTTTCATTCCACATCTTCTGTGGATAGCCCTGTGTACAAAGTGCAGAATTCCATAAAAGACGGTGCAAATGGCGCATGTATTTACCAAAGTGCCTATTTTTTAGGCATCCGCCTCACTGTAATATCACCACAACTAATAGTGGCAACAGCCTGAGTTCATTGCGTTATTGCATATTCCTAGAAATAAAGCTTGACACAATCTAGACACACCGCCCTAATCCTGGCGCTCGCGTCATCTATCCAATGGTTATCCACAGGTTCAACACATTTCTGGGGATGACGGCTCCTGGCAACAGGAGCGAGGTTTCGTTTCTGTCAAGAGGCGAGGAGAAGAAAAGGCGGTTTCATCGAGCAAAAAAACAGATCTAGGGACCAAGTTCTCA from Candidatus Nitrospira nitrosa includes:
- a CDS encoding SIMPL domain-containing protein; its protein translation is MRSLWLLILLVVPVVTFAHDEAMLATSTLTVSETGTVPHAPDTAFVTFGLETAGKSLAEAQKRNSATMSKVMERLRDLQIDKERIQTSSFTVSPQYRPLPNRPTEASPATPEIIGYVVSNMVTVEIRSLDKVGIVIEEILKAGANSFQGLQWSLREEQSVRLSALKQAAAKAREKASVLSETLHVKLVRVLSVTEGGQAIRPPMPMARMAMEASAGDVPISSGELKIEATVTLVYEIAPK
- a CDS encoding thioredoxin family protein, with the protein product MAMTSTMLPIGTTAPPFDLQDVVTGQRYSLDSFATRTGLLVMFICQHCPYVVHVEQELARLGHDYQETNLGIIAISSNDSKNYPDDAPPKLKEMAIRLGFTFPFCHDETQEVAKAYRAACTPEFYLFDRDRRLAYHGQLDDSRPGNNKPVTGRDLRAAIQAMLTGKPVDSNQKPSIGCSIKWKPGHAPPYA